The following are from one region of the uncultured Hyphomonas sp. genome:
- the hslU gene encoding ATP-dependent protease ATPase subunit HslU produces MTELTPREIVAELDRHIVGQTGAKRAVAIALRNRWRRKQTPENLQGEITPKNILMIGPTGVGKTEVSRRLARLANAPFLKVEATKFTEVGYVGRDVEQIIRDLVESAVGMIREQKRLSVQQAATDAAEERLLDALVGEDAQSSTREVFRRKLREGELDEKEVDIDMPESGGPMQMFDLPGQGGSMSMINLSEMFGKAMGGRTKRVRTTVKEAYKPLLDEEADKMLDEESLTREAINAVEQDGIVFLDEIDKIAAKSERGGADVSREGVQRDLLPLIEGTTVSTKRGAVKTDHILFIASGAFHVSKPSDLLPELQGRLPIRVELDALTRDDLRRILVEPEASLIRQYEALMTAEGVTLAFEDAAIDTLADLAEAVNNSVENIGARRLQTVLERLLDEISFEAPEKKGETITITADYVNERVSSLAADADLSKFIL; encoded by the coding sequence ATGACAGAACTTACCCCCCGCGAAATCGTCGCTGAACTCGATCGTCACATTGTTGGCCAGACCGGCGCCAAGCGCGCTGTCGCCATTGCCCTGCGCAACCGCTGGCGCCGCAAGCAGACCCCGGAAAACCTGCAAGGTGAGATCACTCCCAAGAACATCCTGATGATCGGGCCGACCGGCGTCGGCAAGACGGAAGTCTCCCGCCGCCTCGCCCGTCTGGCAAATGCCCCCTTCCTGAAGGTCGAGGCCACCAAATTCACAGAGGTCGGCTATGTCGGCCGCGATGTGGAACAGATCATCCGCGATCTGGTCGAAAGCGCCGTCGGCATGATCCGGGAACAGAAACGCCTCAGCGTTCAGCAAGCGGCTACGGATGCCGCCGAGGAACGCCTGCTGGACGCGCTCGTCGGCGAAGATGCGCAATCCTCCACCCGCGAAGTCTTCCGCCGCAAGCTGCGGGAAGGCGAGCTGGACGAAAAGGAGGTCGACATCGACATGCCGGAATCCGGCGGTCCGATGCAGATGTTCGACCTGCCAGGACAAGGCGGGTCCATGAGCATGATCAATTTGTCCGAAATGTTCGGCAAGGCCATGGGCGGGCGTACCAAGCGCGTCCGCACGACGGTGAAAGAGGCCTACAAGCCCCTGCTGGACGAAGAAGCGGACAAGATGCTGGATGAGGAAAGCCTCACCCGCGAAGCCATTAATGCCGTTGAGCAGGATGGCATCGTCTTCCTCGATGAGATCGACAAGATCGCCGCCAAGTCAGAGCGCGGCGGCGCAGATGTCAGCCGCGAAGGGGTCCAGCGAGACCTGCTGCCCCTCATTGAAGGCACGACCGTTTCCACAAAGCGCGGCGCCGTGAAGACAGACCACATCCTCTTTATCGCGTCGGGCGCCTTCCATGTCTCCAAGCCGTCAGACCTGTTGCCGGAACTGCAGGGCCGCCTGCCCATCCGCGTGGAACTTGATGCCCTGACCCGTGATGACTTGCGCCGCATTCTGGTCGAACCCGAAGCAAGCCTCATCCGTCAGTATGAAGCCCTGATGACCGCAGAAGGCGTGACGCTCGCCTTCGAGGACGCCGCGATCGACACGCTGGCCGATCTCGCCGAAGCCGTGAACAACAGCGTCGAGAATATCGGCGCGCGCCGCCTGCAGACCGTTCTGGAACGCCTGCTGGACGAAATCAGCTTCGAAGCGCCGGAAAAGAAGGGTGAAACCATCACCATCACGGCAGATTATGTGAACGAGCGCGTCAGCAGCCTCGCCGCCGATGCCGACCTCTCCAAATTCATCCTGTAA
- a CDS encoding EAL domain-containing protein, translating into MKQTWANTSVQTLPPPAVRFEPVLDLATGDALGMAAELPFCFEDGPSFGPAAARRSESNSAKWVADRIGEISSVAHEFRHDHRPIIVPSPVAALANPDTALACDARVRRSVFCQQEFCIEFTDTAFAGDPADCTSRVAHFRRHGFRVSVDMRKSWQTPLAEGMRLLIDTLRIDARNLDCDLLMETCETASSAGILVIAENANWRDADELGRLGISAGTRLRTDA; encoded by the coding sequence ATGAAACAGACCTGGGCCAACACTTCCGTCCAAACCCTTCCACCACCGGCCGTCCGGTTCGAGCCGGTCCTGGACCTTGCGACGGGCGACGCCCTCGGCATGGCGGCGGAATTGCCCTTCTGTTTTGAAGACGGCCCATCCTTTGGTCCGGCCGCTGCCCGCCGCAGCGAATCGAATTCTGCCAAATGGGTCGCAGACCGGATCGGCGAGATTTCCAGCGTGGCGCACGAATTCCGCCACGACCACCGCCCCATCATCGTCCCGTCCCCCGTTGCCGCCCTGGCCAACCCGGACACGGCCCTCGCCTGCGATGCCCGCGTGCGCCGCAGCGTGTTCTGCCAGCAGGAATTCTGCATCGAGTTCACCGACACCGCCTTTGCCGGTGACCCAGCCGACTGCACCAGCCGCGTGGCACATTTCCGCCGTCACGGCTTCCGTGTGTCGGTCGACATGCGCAAATCCTGGCAGACCCCGCTGGCCGAAGGCATGCGCTTGCTCATCGACACGTTGCGCATCGATGCCCGCAACCTTGATTGCGACCTGCTCATGGAAACATGTGAGACAGCATCCAGCGCCGGTATTCTGGTGATCGCGGAAAACGCCAACTGGCGTGATGCCGACGAGCTTGGCCGCCTCGGCATCTCAGCCGGAACACGCCTGCGTACAGACGCTTAA
- a CDS encoding DUF2336 domain-containing protein, whose product MSVQAIRPQLTEQDIHRLMKGDTPEQRASVAHRLCRRIALDVLSEDERKYAQEIMGILADDAADLVRRTLSVTLRNSPILPREIALKLAQDIEAVAIPVLQDSPVFTEEDLIELVLSVTAAKQAAIAARDTISVTLTEVISEHGQLEAVQALSSNTHAEFTDRAYDDTLRRFGTDEIVQKGLIRREYIPTHIAEKMVSLVSGQLFDMLVNRHELPAQMAIDLAGGARERATIDLVEQAGRSNDLVRFVSQLNLNGRLSHSLIMRALCCGQMPFVEHALAELSGVAHQRVWLMIHDAGPLGLQAVFDRSGMPRKMLPAFKAAVNVFHETAYDGGPNDRARFRARMIERVLTQFQAIPKDDLEYLLEKLDYYSEMAAAEEASESETDAA is encoded by the coding sequence ATGAGCGTACAAGCTATCCGGCCGCAACTGACGGAGCAGGACATTCATCGCCTGATGAAAGGCGACACGCCGGAGCAGCGCGCTTCGGTGGCGCATCGGCTGTGCCGGCGCATCGCGCTGGATGTGCTGAGCGAAGACGAGCGCAAATATGCCCAGGAGATCATGGGGATCCTTGCGGACGATGCGGCAGATCTGGTGCGGCGCACCTTGTCTGTCACGTTGCGCAATTCGCCCATCCTGCCGCGCGAGATCGCGCTGAAACTGGCGCAGGACATTGAAGCCGTTGCCATTCCGGTGCTGCAGGATTCGCCCGTCTTCACAGAGGAAGACCTGATCGAGCTGGTCTTGTCTGTCACCGCGGCAAAGCAGGCCGCGATTGCGGCGCGGGACACGATCTCGGTGACGCTGACGGAAGTGATTTCGGAGCACGGGCAGCTCGAAGCCGTCCAGGCGCTCTCATCCAACACCCATGCCGAATTCACGGACCGCGCCTATGACGACACGCTGCGCCGCTTCGGCACGGACGAGATTGTCCAGAAGGGCCTGATCCGGCGCGAATATATTCCGACCCACATCGCCGAGAAGATGGTGTCGCTGGTATCCGGCCAGCTGTTCGACATGCTGGTGAACCGTCACGAACTGCCGGCGCAGATGGCCATCGATCTGGCTGGTGGCGCGCGCGAGCGGGCGACCATCGATCTGGTCGAACAGGCAGGCCGGTCAAACGACCTTGTGCGGTTCGTGTCCCAGCTGAACCTCAATGGGCGTCTCAGCCATTCGCTGATCATGCGGGCGCTTTGTTGCGGTCAGATGCCGTTTGTGGAGCACGCGCTGGCGGAATTGTCCGGTGTCGCGCACCAGCGTGTCTGGCTCATGATCCACGATGCCGGGCCGCTGGGCCTGCAGGCCGTGTTCGACCGGTCAGGCATGCCGCGCAAGATGCTGCCGGCGTTCAAGGCGGCGGTAAACGTGTTCCATGAGACCGCTTATGATGGCGGCCCCAATGACCGGGCACGTTTCCGCGCGCGCATGATCGAACGCGTGCTGACGCAGTTCCAGGCGATCCCGAAGGACGACCTGGAATACCTGCTCGAAAAGCTGGATTACTATTCGGAAATGGCCGCCGCTGAGGAAGCCAGCGAGTCGGAAACCGACGCCGCTTAA
- the tig gene encoding trigger factor, with protein sequence MNEPMEVTQTKAEGLSRTFAVKVSASELQSKLDARIEEIRPTMNLKGFRPGKVPASHVRKMFGRDLMGEIIDKTVNETNQQAIADAELRPAGQPDVHLEGEIEDVVKGEADLSYHMHVDVMPEFEPVDVKTLKVTRPVAEVADEQIDEALKNLAEQNKQYEPRAKTAKAKDGDAVVVDFVGKIDGEPFDGGSAEQQTIVIGSGRFIPGFEEQLVGVKAEEEKNLEVSFPEDYPSPDLAGKAAVFETKVHEVRAPKEAEIDDEFAKGLGLESLEQLTGLLKDQLKGELDQASRSKAKRDLLDRLDEAHSFDLPPNMVEAEFGQIWDQLQREMDAGRVDDADKEKSEDDLKKEYREIAERRVRLGLVLAEIGRVNNVQITEQEVQQALIQEARQYPGQEREVIEFFQKNPNAMAQLRAPIYEDKVVDYILGEADVTDTTVTREELFKEDED encoded by the coding sequence ATGAATGAACCGATGGAAGTGACCCAGACGAAGGCAGAAGGTCTCAGCCGCACCTTTGCCGTCAAGGTATCTGCAAGCGAACTGCAGTCCAAGCTCGACGCCCGGATTGAGGAAATCCGCCCGACGATGAACCTGAAGGGCTTCCGCCCCGGCAAGGTGCCTGCGTCGCACGTGCGCAAGATGTTCGGCCGCGACCTGATGGGCGAGATCATCGACAAGACCGTCAACGAGACCAACCAGCAAGCCATCGCGGACGCAGAACTGCGCCCGGCCGGCCAGCCGGATGTGCACCTGGAAGGCGAGATCGAAGATGTGGTGAAGGGCGAGGCAGACCTCTCCTATCACATGCATGTCGACGTAATGCCGGAATTCGAGCCGGTGGACGTGAAGACGCTGAAAGTCACCCGCCCGGTTGCCGAAGTGGCAGACGAGCAGATCGACGAAGCGCTGAAGAACCTCGCCGAGCAGAACAAGCAGTATGAGCCGCGCGCCAAGACCGCCAAGGCGAAAGACGGCGACGCCGTTGTGGTCGACTTTGTCGGCAAGATCGACGGCGAACCGTTTGATGGCGGCAGCGCTGAGCAGCAGACCATCGTGATCGGCTCCGGCCGTTTCATCCCGGGCTTCGAAGAGCAGCTCGTCGGTGTGAAGGCTGAAGAAGAGAAGAATTTGGAAGTGAGCTTCCCGGAAGACTACCCGTCACCGGATCTCGCAGGCAAAGCCGCTGTCTTCGAAACCAAGGTGCACGAAGTGCGCGCGCCGAAGGAAGCCGAGATCGACGACGAGTTCGCCAAGGGCCTTGGCCTCGAATCGCTCGAACAGCTGACCGGTCTGCTCAAGGACCAGCTGAAAGGCGAACTGGACCAGGCGTCGCGCAGCAAAGCCAAGCGGGACCTGCTGGACCGTCTGGACGAAGCGCACAGCTTCGACCTGCCGCCCAACATGGTTGAAGCCGAATTCGGCCAGATCTGGGACCAGCTGCAGCGGGAAATGGATGCCGGCCGGGTCGATGACGCAGACAAAGAAAAGTCTGAAGACGACCTGAAGAAGGAATATCGCGAGATCGCCGAGCGCCGCGTGCGTCTTGGGCTCGTCCTCGCTGAGATCGGCCGTGTGAACAATGTCCAGATCACCGAGCAGGAAGTTCAGCAGGCCCTGATCCAGGAAGCCCGTCAGTATCCGGGGCAGGAGCGTGAAGTTATCGAGTTCTTCCAGAAGAACCCGAACGCCATGGCTCAGCTGCGCGCCCCGATCTATGAGGACAAGGTCGTCGACTACATCCTCGGCGAGGCCGACGTGACCGACACGACCGTGACCCGCGAAGAGCTGTTCAAGGAAGACGAAGACTAA
- a CDS encoding NUDIX hydrolase, with protein sequence MDKTPAEPRLSATILMLRDAPSGPPEVLMVKRHYEIDFAAGALVFPGGKSSEDDLRTEWDAWTDGDYGPVQQDARIAAVREAYEESGLLLARHASARGTGAPLVGADIAEKLAPHRHAVDRAEMSFLELIREHELVLALDSLVHFGHWITPVMMPKRFDTHFYIAPAPENQVAAHDGRETTDAVWLSAEEALVQEADGRATIIFPTRMNLKRMTMATSVSDALARFGAMDVPTVQPKPGKDDNGNPCLFIPDVEGYGQTVELLSNVKV encoded by the coding sequence ATGGACAAGACACCTGCTGAACCGAGGCTTTCTGCGACCATTCTCATGTTGCGGGACGCCCCCTCCGGCCCGCCGGAAGTCCTGATGGTCAAACGCCATTACGAGATCGACTTCGCAGCCGGTGCGCTGGTGTTTCCGGGCGGCAAGTCCAGCGAAGACGATTTACGGACGGAATGGGACGCCTGGACCGACGGCGACTATGGCCCGGTGCAGCAGGATGCCCGGATCGCTGCTGTACGGGAGGCGTATGAGGAAAGCGGCCTGTTGCTGGCGCGCCATGCCTCTGCGCGCGGCACGGGGGCACCGCTGGTGGGCGCCGATATCGCCGAGAAACTGGCACCGCACCGCCATGCCGTGGACCGGGCGGAAATGAGCTTCCTGGAACTGATCCGTGAGCATGAGCTTGTGCTGGCACTGGATAGTCTCGTCCATTTTGGCCACTGGATCACGCCGGTCATGATGCCGAAGCGCTTCGATACGCATTTCTACATCGCGCCTGCGCCCGAAAATCAGGTGGCCGCCCATGATGGCCGCGAGACGACGGACGCCGTCTGGCTGTCAGCTGAGGAAGCGCTGGTGCAGGAGGCCGATGGCCGGGCGACAATTATCTTCCCGACACGGATGAACCTAAAGCGGATGACGATGGCGACATCCGTCTCTGACGCCCTGGCGCGTTTCGGGGCCATGGATGTGCCAACCGTCCAGCCCAAACCCGGCAAGGATGACAACGGCAACCCGTGCCTGTTCATTCCGGATGTCGAAGGCTATGGCCAGACGGTGGAACTATTGTCCAACGTCAAGGTCTGA
- the pstC gene encoding phosphate ABC transporter permease subunit PstC — MDFLLLSAAVALASFGFIAGRLRAETFSFSGDIHPNSRPNAHGYFVLMWSLVPVVVVALGYVFFGEGTSRAILRSELPDGFSILTPGELTTYLDTVARAARMPDFLSGERVFDTVTERYGEIRGTVNLVTLAIALGLSLAGMFFARRCLSPAFRARQHVESGIEAFLFLCAALAIATTVGIVASLVFESLRFFSEVPVWDFLTGTRWNAQTSAEFGALPLFFGTFMISFFAMVVAAPVGLFAAIYLSEYASRQVRSIIKPVLEVLAGIPTVVYGFFALLVIAPAVRSVALWINQLLIAWGIADGAVLAAQPTSALAAGIVMGIMVIPFVSSLSDDVIRAVPQSLRDGAYAMGATKAEAVRQVVVPAALPGIIAALLLAVSRAIGETMIVVMAAGQRAQISPDPTSDLTTITVQIVSLLTGESEFDSAKTLSAFALGLVLFIVTLLFNLVAINVVKRFREKYE; from the coding sequence ATGGATTTCCTGCTCCTTTCGGCGGCGGTGGCGCTCGCATCCTTTGGATTCATTGCGGGACGCCTGCGCGCGGAGACGTTTTCTTTCTCCGGTGACATCCACCCGAACTCCCGCCCGAATGCCCACGGATATTTCGTTCTGATGTGGAGCCTCGTGCCGGTGGTGGTGGTTGCGCTCGGCTATGTCTTCTTCGGCGAGGGGACGTCGCGGGCGATTCTGCGCAGTGAGTTGCCGGACGGCTTCTCCATCCTCACACCCGGGGAGCTGACAACCTATCTCGACACAGTCGCGCGCGCGGCGCGTATGCCGGACTTCCTGAGCGGTGAGCGGGTGTTCGACACAGTCACCGAGCGATATGGCGAGATCCGCGGGACGGTGAACCTTGTCACGCTGGCAATCGCCCTGGGCCTGTCGCTGGCGGGCATGTTCTTCGCGCGGCGGTGCCTGTCGCCTGCATTCCGGGCGCGCCAGCATGTCGAAAGTGGTATTGAGGCGTTCCTGTTCCTGTGTGCCGCGCTTGCCATCGCGACCACGGTGGGCATCGTAGCCTCGCTGGTCTTCGAAAGCCTGCGCTTCTTTTCGGAAGTGCCTGTCTGGGATTTCCTGACGGGAACCCGCTGGAACGCTCAGACCAGCGCCGAGTTCGGGGCGCTGCCTCTGTTCTTCGGCACGTTCATGATTTCCTTCTTTGCGATGGTCGTGGCGGCGCCGGTCGGCCTGTTTGCGGCGATTTACCTGTCGGAATATGCCAGCCGGCAGGTGCGGTCGATCATCAAGCCGGTACTTGAGGTGCTGGCGGGGATCCCGACGGTTGTTTACGGCTTCTTCGCGCTTCTGGTGATCGCGCCGGCGGTGCGGTCCGTTGCGCTGTGGATCAACCAGTTGCTGATCGCCTGGGGCATTGCGGACGGCGCTGTGCTGGCGGCCCAGCCGACCAGCGCGCTGGCCGCCGGGATCGTCATGGGGATCATGGTGATCCCGTTTGTGTCCTCGCTGTCGGACGATGTGATCCGGGCGGTGCCGCAGTCTTTAAGAGACGGGGCCTATGCGATGGGCGCCACCAAGGCGGAAGCGGTGCGGCAGGTCGTGGTGCCAGCGGCGTTGCCCGGCATCATCGCGGCCTTGCTGCTGGCCGTGTCCCGCGCGATCGGGGAGACGATGATCGTCGTCATGGCGGCGGGCCAGCGCGCGCAGATATCTCCCGACCCGACGTCGGACCTGACGACGATTACAGTCCAGATCGTTTCTTTGCTGACCGGGGAATCCGAGTTCGACAGCGCGAAGACGCTCTCCGCCTTTGCGCTTGGCCTCGTCCTCTTCATCGTCACGCTTCTGTTCAATCTCGTCGCCATCAATGTCGTGAAGCGGTTCAGGGAAAAGTATGAGTGA
- the hslV gene encoding ATP-dependent protease subunit HslV, whose amino-acid sequence MTGTSDPASPGWHGTTILAVRKNNKLVMLSDGQVSMGQTVMKGNARKVRRLGDGKILAGFAGATADAFTLFERLETKLERHNGQLSRAAVELAKDWRTEKYLQKLEALLIVADKEVTLVLTGSGDVLEPEYDVVAVGSGGNYALSAARALIDYEDDAETIGRKAMQITADICVYTNANFTVETLDI is encoded by the coding sequence ATGACTGGCACATCTGATCCCGCTTCGCCTGGCTGGCATGGCACGACCATTCTGGCCGTTCGCAAGAACAACAAACTCGTCATGCTGTCCGACGGTCAGGTGTCCATGGGACAGACCGTCATGAAAGGCAACGCCCGCAAGGTGCGCCGCCTGGGAGACGGCAAGATCCTGGCCGGATTCGCCGGGGCCACGGCAGACGCCTTCACCCTGTTCGAACGGCTGGAAACCAAGCTGGAGCGGCACAATGGCCAGCTCTCCCGCGCCGCCGTGGAACTCGCCAAGGACTGGCGCACAGAGAAATACCTCCAGAAACTTGAAGCCCTGCTGATCGTCGCAGACAAGGAGGTCACCCTCGTGCTGACCGGGTCGGGCGACGTGCTGGAACCTGAATACGATGTCGTCGCCGTCGGCTCCGGTGGCAATTATGCCCTCTCCGCCGCGCGCGCGCTGATCGATTATGAGGATGACGCCGAAACGATTGGCCGCAAGGCCATGCAGATTACTGCCGACATCTGCGTCTACACCAATGCCAATTTCACGGTCGAAACGCTCGACATCTGA
- a CDS encoding DJ-1/PfpI family protein, with product MNPSPLLAAAALSLLAIVPAASAQTAPPSTEAKAKTKTLAIVLFPRFETLDVFGPVEMWGRLNDYKIVTVSEHGGNVSSAQGIDTVTDYSFEDAPQFDIIMIPGGMGTRTEVNNPVMLDFLRKQDEGTEYTTSVCTGSAVLAKAGLLDGKKATSNKMAWTFVTSQDDDVLWQPSARWVEDGKYVTSSGISAGIDMAIALIEDIEGREKAENVATVAEYLWNDDPSDDPFAVEITETN from the coding sequence ATGAACCCCTCCCCCCTGCTTGCAGCTGCTGCGCTGTCCCTTCTCGCCATCGTGCCAGCGGCGTCCGCCCAGACAGCGCCCCCGTCAACGGAGGCGAAGGCCAAGACAAAGACGCTCGCCATCGTGCTCTTCCCCCGCTTCGAGACGCTGGACGTGTTCGGCCCGGTCGAAATGTGGGGACGCCTCAATGACTACAAGATTGTCACCGTCTCCGAGCATGGCGGCAATGTGAGCTCGGCCCAGGGGATCGACACCGTCACCGACTATTCCTTCGAGGACGCGCCCCAGTTCGACATCATCATGATCCCCGGCGGCATGGGAACGCGCACGGAAGTGAACAATCCCGTCATGCTCGATTTCCTGCGCAAGCAGGATGAAGGCACGGAGTACACGACCTCGGTCTGCACCGGTTCGGCCGTGCTGGCCAAAGCCGGCCTCCTCGATGGCAAGAAGGCGACCTCGAACAAGATGGCCTGGACCTTCGTGACCAGCCAGGACGACGACGTCCTCTGGCAGCCAAGCGCCCGCTGGGTTGAGGACGGGAAATACGTCACCTCGTCCGGCATCTCCGCCGGTATCGACATGGCCATTGCCCTGATCGAAGACATCGAAGGCCGGGAAAAGGCAGAAAACGTCGCCACGGTCGCCGAATACCTGTGGAACGATGACCCGTCTGATGATCCGTTTGCGGTGGAAATTACGGAGACAAACTAA
- the pstA gene encoding phosphate ABC transporter permease PstA, translating to MSDPAASPFASERALKRLRRRRAADRRFKWYGRMAIGFALAALTLLLASIATQAVSAATYHVVSFNLDFDKKTFGGAKPGDPPQVDKVYGLVRADLLAQFPEADHNRTLRHELTALITRLAVLPAARKLARTPGEVGTVHRVELPLSDDLDLYLKGANARHLTVPIGRVEAQAADGVVTVTSEDAFNRLIAAVSLEGMQATGTPDTGSILMTADRSTIKLSALSRSAATGRLLTGSLQDFRTHPVRARLIPAPESERTVSDRQIAWLLALKAEGRVSRVPHWSLLTHTDSTQPELAGTLAAIVGSLLTLLVTASLAIPVGILASIYLEEFASRNRLTGLIEVNINNLAAVPSIVFGLLGAAVFLGAFGLPRSAPVVGGLVMALLILPVVIIASRAALKAVPQSIRDAAFAIGASRMQTVFHHVLPLAAPGMLTGAILGMARALGETAPLLLIGMVAFVAEVPRGPTDEATALPVLIYSWATQAERAWEPMTGAVILILLAFLIAMNVVVVILRRKFERRW from the coding sequence ATGAGTGATCCGGCCGCCTCCCCATTCGCCAGCGAGCGGGCGTTGAAACGGCTTCGCCGCCGGCGGGCGGCTGACCGCCGGTTCAAATGGTATGGCCGCATGGCGATCGGCTTTGCGCTTGCTGCGCTGACCTTGCTGTTGGCCTCCATCGCGACGCAAGCCGTCTCGGCGGCGACCTATCATGTCGTGTCGTTCAATCTCGACTTCGACAAGAAAACATTCGGCGGGGCGAAGCCCGGTGACCCGCCCCAGGTCGACAAGGTCTATGGCCTCGTACGGGCGGACCTGCTGGCCCAGTTTCCAGAAGCCGATCACAACCGGACGCTGAGGCACGAATTGACGGCGCTGATCACCCGCCTCGCCGTCCTGCCGGCCGCGCGGAAACTGGCGCGAACCCCAGGCGAAGTCGGGACGGTGCACCGGGTTGAACTGCCCCTGTCGGACGATCTGGATCTCTACCTGAAGGGAGCCAACGCCCGGCACCTGACGGTTCCCATCGGCCGCGTCGAGGCGCAGGCAGCGGACGGCGTCGTTACCGTCACATCCGAGGATGCGTTCAACCGCCTGATCGCGGCGGTGTCCCTCGAAGGCATGCAGGCCACAGGCACGCCGGATACAGGGTCCATCCTAATGACGGCAGACCGGTCGACGATCAAACTGTCTGCGCTCAGCCGGTCCGCGGCAACAGGCAGGCTCCTGACCGGCAGTTTGCAGGATTTCCGGACCCATCCGGTGCGGGCGCGGCTGATTCCGGCGCCGGAATCCGAGCGGACGGTGAGCGACCGGCAAATCGCCTGGTTGCTGGCCCTGAAAGCCGAGGGGCGGGTATCGCGTGTGCCGCACTGGAGCTTGCTGACCCACACCGACAGCACCCAGCCGGAACTGGCCGGAACGCTGGCTGCGATTGTCGGCTCGCTGCTGACCCTGCTGGTCACGGCGTCGCTGGCCATTCCGGTCGGGATCCTGGCCTCCATCTATCTGGAAGAATTTGCCTCGCGTAACCGGCTCACCGGCCTGATCGAAGTGAATATCAACAATCTGGCCGCTGTGCCGTCGATCGTGTTCGGCCTGCTTGGGGCGGCAGTCTTCCTTGGTGCATTCGGATTGCCGCGATCAGCGCCGGTGGTTGGCGGACTGGTGATGGCATTGCTGATCCTGCCTGTCGTGATCATCGCCTCGCGCGCCGCTTTGAAGGCGGTGCCGCAATCGATCCGGGACGCAGCCTTCGCCATCGGCGCCTCCCGCATGCAGACGGTATTCCATCATGTCCTGCCATTGGCCGCGCCGGGCATGCTGACCGGGGCCATTCTCGGCATGGCGCGGGCGCTGGGAGAAACGGCGCCGTTGCTCCTGATCGGGATGGTCGCATTTGTGGCGGAAGTCCCGCGTGGACCGACAGATGAGGCGACGGCGCTGCCGGTGTTGATCTACTCCTGGGCCACACAGGCTGAACGGGCATGGGAACCGATGACGGGCGCGGTCATTTTGATCCTGCTCGCCTTCCTGATAGCGATGAACGTTGTGGTTGTGATCCTGCGGCGGAAATTCGAGCGGAGATGGTGA